From Pangasianodon hypophthalmus isolate fPanHyp1 chromosome 30, fPanHyp1.pri, whole genome shotgun sequence, a single genomic window includes:
- the gjb7 gene encoding connexin 28.8, with protein MNWTFLQSVLSGVNKYSTVIGRIWLSVLFIFRILVFVAAAENVWKDESKDFVCNTQQPGCENVCFDRFFPVSQARLWALQLIMVSTPSLLVALHVAYREHREKKHGRKLYEDRGKIDGGLLCTYLLSLVLKTSFEVGTLLIFYYVYNGFDVPRMYQCEEIPCPNTVDCYISKATEKKIFLYIMGCTSALCVVLNVTEMLYILSKQCWKCFSKRYVPVEQKTSCRCHAHSKSSLALGSAGQKPVTYASKEDGVQVQPTQAVKESPT; from the coding sequence ATGAACTGGACTTTCCTGCAGAGCGTTCTGAGCGGCGTGAATAAATACTCCACTGTGATTGGTCGGATTTGGCTCTCGGTGCTCTTCATCTTCCGCATCCTGGTGTTCGTGGCCGCTGCTGAAAACGTCTGGAAGGACGAGTCGAAGGATTTCGTGTGTAACACCCAGCAGCCGGGATGCGAGAACGTCTGCTTCGACCGGTTCTTCCCCGTGTCTCAGGCGCGTCTGTGGGCTCTGCAGCTCATCATGGTGTCCACGCCGTCCCTGCTGGTGGCCCTGCACGTGGCCTATCGCGAGCACCGCGAGAAAAAACACGGACGCAAGCTTTACGAGGACAGAGGCAAGATCGACGGTGGGCTGCTGTGCACGTACCTCCTCAGCCTGGTCCTGAAAACGAGCTTCGAGGTGGGCACGCTGCTCATCTTCTACTACGTGTATAACGGATTCGACGTTCCTCGGATGTACCAGTGCGAGGAGATTCCCTGTCCCAACACGGTGGACTGCTACATCTCCAAAGCCACGGAGAAGAAGATCTTCCTCTACATCATGGGCTGCACGTCTGCCCTGTGCGTGGTCCTGAACGTGACGGAGATGCTCTACATCCTGTCCAAGCAGTGCTGGAAGTGTTTCAGTAAGAGGTACGTCCCTGTGGAACAGAAGACATCGTGTAGATGTCACGCCCACTCCAAGTCTTCACTCGCTCTCGGCTCGGCCGGACAGAAACCTGTAACGTACGCTAGCAAAGAGGACGGGGTTCAGGTTCAGCCAACGCAGGCTGTGAAGGAATCTCCGACGTGA
- the smim8 gene encoding small integral membrane protein 8 has product MSPSENDSKVPGLRGVRTTSLFRAVNPELFIKPNKPVMAFGLVTITLCVGYLGYLHAVKENAQELYEAVDSEGERYMRRKTSKWD; this is encoded by the exons ATGTCACCTTCAGAGAACGACAGTAAAGTACCCGGATTGAGAGGAGTGAGGACTACGTCACTGTTCCGCGCGGTCAACCCGGAACTGTTCATCAAACCT AATAAACCGGTGATGGCGTTCGGCCTCGTCACCATCACGCTGTGTGTGGGGTATCTCGGCTATCTGCATGCTGTGAAGGAGAACGCTCAGGAGCTCTACGAGGCCGTGGACAGCGAGGGTGAGAGATACATGCGCAGAAAAACCTCCAAGTGGGACTGA